In one window of Nocardia brasiliensis DNA:
- a CDS encoding glycerate kinase translates to MPRVLIASDKFKGSLTAAAVGQATAAGIREVLPDAAISIVPVADGGDGTVAAALAAGFTAVPVTATGPTGTPVDTAYARRGDLAVVELADVSGLVRLPSGAFAPMTATSRGAGEVIAAAIAAGCRHVVLGIGGSAGTDGGAGLLRALGARLLDATGAEIGDGGAALAQIHTLDLAGLRERTAAVAFTVACDVDNPLTGPRGAAAVYGPQKGTDETQVATLDAALDHWADVVAATTGHDLRGAPGAGAAGGVGFAAIAVLDARLAPGIELVMDLVDFDSELAVADLVVTGEGTLDEQTLHGKAPAGVAAAAVAAGVPVVAVCGRNTLPQWRLHESGFAAAYSLLSIEPDVRRCLTEGEVLLRQLGARIATEHLI, encoded by the coding sequence ATGCCACGCGTGCTGATCGCCTCCGACAAGTTCAAGGGCTCGTTGACCGCCGCGGCGGTCGGACAGGCCACGGCGGCCGGTATCCGAGAGGTGTTGCCGGACGCGGCGATATCGATCGTCCCGGTCGCCGACGGCGGCGACGGGACCGTCGCCGCCGCGCTGGCCGCGGGGTTCACCGCAGTGCCGGTGACCGCGACCGGGCCGACCGGAACACCGGTCGACACCGCCTACGCCCGCCGCGGTGACCTGGCCGTGGTGGAGCTGGCCGACGTGTCCGGGCTGGTCCGGCTGCCCAGCGGCGCTTTCGCGCCGATGACCGCGACCAGCCGCGGCGCGGGCGAGGTGATCGCCGCGGCGATCGCGGCGGGCTGCCGGCACGTCGTACTCGGCATAGGCGGCAGTGCGGGCACCGACGGCGGCGCGGGACTGCTGCGTGCCCTCGGCGCCCGCCTGCTCGATGCGACCGGCGCCGAAATCGGTGACGGCGGTGCGGCTCTCGCACAGATACACACCCTGGATCTCGCCGGGTTGCGGGAACGAACGGCCGCGGTCGCGTTCACCGTCGCCTGCGACGTGGACAACCCGCTGACCGGACCGCGCGGCGCGGCAGCGGTTTACGGTCCGCAGAAGGGCACCGACGAGACGCAGGTGGCCACCCTCGATGCGGCGCTGGACCATTGGGCCGACGTAGTCGCGGCGACGACCGGCCACGACCTACGCGGCGCCCCCGGTGCGGGCGCGGCCGGGGGCGTCGGTTTCGCGGCCATCGCGGTGCTCGACGCCCGCCTGGCACCCGGCATCGAATTGGTCATGGACCTGGTCGATTTCGACAGCGAGTTGGCCGTGGCGGACCTGGTCGTGACGGGCGAGGGCACCCTCGACGAGCAAACCCTGCACGGCAAGGCGCCCGCGGGGGTCGCGGCCGCCGCCGTTGCCGCCGGGGTGCCGGTGGTCGCGGTGTGCGGGCGGAACACGCTGCCGCAGTGGCGGTTACACGAGTCCGGGTTCGCCGCCGCCTACTCACTGCTGTCAATCGAACCCGACGTGCGGCGCTGCCTCACCGAGGGCGAGGTCCTGCTGCGGCAGCTCGGCGCGCGGATCGCCACCGAGCACCTGATCTAG
- the gcl gene encoding glyoxylate carboligase, producing the protein MARMRAVDAAVLILAREGAVQAFGLPGAAINPFYSALRAHGGVRHVLARHVEAASHMAEGFSRAGVGNIGVCVGTSGPAGTDMITGLYSASADSVPMLCITGQAPVSRLHKEDFQAVDIAAVAGPVAKWAVTVLEPAQVPGTFQKAFRVMREGRPGPVLIDLPIDVQLAEIEFDIEAYEPLVVSRPAASRAQAVKVLSMLGSAQRPVIVAGGGVVNADAAGLLVEFAELTGVPVVPTLMGWGVIGDDHRLHAGMVGLQTSHRYGNETLLASDFVLGIGNRWANRHTGGVETYTRGRRFVHVDIEPTQIGRVFAPDLGITSDAGAALAVFVEVARELQAAGELPDRREWAEQVRARKRRGLRKTHFDAVPIKPQRVYEEMNRAFGPQTRYVSTIGLSQIQAAQLLHVYRPRHWINAGQAGPLGWTLPAALGVATAVPDAMVVALSGDYDFQFLIEELAVGAQFNIPYIHVVVNNSYLGLIRQAQRQFDMDYYVRLDFDNINSPEVGGYGVDHVKVAEGLGCKAIRVFEPDNIGPALEEAKKLMAEHRVPVVVEVILERVTNVSMGLEIDNIVEYEELAVTTADAPTATALLY; encoded by the coding sequence ATGGCTCGGATGCGTGCGGTTGATGCCGCGGTGTTGATTTTGGCGCGGGAGGGGGCGGTGCAGGCGTTTGGTTTGCCTGGGGCGGCGATTAATCCGTTTTATTCGGCGTTGCGGGCTCATGGTGGGGTGCGGCATGTGTTGGCGCGGCATGTGGAGGCGGCGTCGCATATGGCGGAGGGGTTCTCGCGGGCTGGGGTGGGGAATATCGGGGTGTGTGTGGGGACGTCGGGTCCGGCGGGGACGGACATGATTACGGGGTTGTATTCGGCGAGTGCGGATTCGGTGCCGATGTTGTGTATTACGGGTCAGGCGCCGGTGTCGAGGTTGCATAAGGAGGATTTTCAGGCGGTTGATATCGCGGCGGTGGCGGGGCCGGTGGCGAAGTGGGCGGTGACGGTGTTGGAGCCGGCGCAGGTGCCGGGGACGTTTCAGAAGGCGTTTCGGGTGATGCGGGAGGGTCGTCCGGGTCCGGTGTTGATTGATTTGCCGATTGATGTGCAGTTGGCTGAGATCGAGTTCGATATCGAGGCGTATGAGCCGTTGGTGGTGTCGCGGCCTGCGGCGTCGCGGGCGCAGGCGGTGAAGGTGTTGTCGATGTTGGGGTCGGCGCAGCGGCCGGTGATCGTGGCTGGTGGTGGGGTGGTGAACGCGGACGCGGCGGGGTTGTTGGTGGAGTTCGCGGAGTTGACCGGTGTTCCGGTGGTGCCGACGTTGATGGGGTGGGGTGTGATCGGTGATGATCATCGGTTGCATGCGGGGATGGTGGGGTTGCAGACGTCGCATCGGTATGGGAACGAGACGTTGCTGGCGTCGGATTTCGTGTTGGGGATCGGGAATCGGTGGGCGAACAGGCATACCGGTGGGGTGGAGACCTATACGCGGGGTCGGCGGTTTGTGCATGTCGATATCGAGCCGACGCAGATCGGGCGGGTGTTCGCTCCGGATTTGGGGATCACCTCGGATGCGGGGGCGGCGTTGGCGGTGTTCGTGGAGGTGGCGCGGGAGTTGCAGGCGGCGGGGGAGTTGCCGGATCGTCGGGAGTGGGCTGAGCAGGTCCGGGCGCGGAAGCGGCGGGGGTTGCGCAAGACGCATTTCGATGCGGTGCCGATCAAACCGCAGCGGGTGTATGAGGAGATGAATCGGGCGTTCGGGCCGCAGACGCGGTATGTGAGCACGATCGGGTTGTCCCAGATCCAGGCCGCGCAGTTGTTGCATGTGTATCGGCCGCGGCATTGGATCAATGCGGGTCAGGCGGGTCCGTTGGGGTGGACGTTGCCCGCGGCGCTGGGGGTGGCGACCGCGGTGCCGGACGCGATGGTGGTCGCTTTGTCCGGGGACTACGATTTCCAGTTCCTGATCGAGGAGTTGGCCGTGGGTGCGCAGTTCAATATCCCGTATATCCATGTGGTGGTGAACAATTCGTATCTGGGGTTGATCCGCCAAGCGCAACGCCAGTTCGATATGGACTATTATGTGCGGCTCGATTTCGACAACATCAACAGTCCCGAGGTCGGTGGCTATGGTGTCGATCATGTGAAGGTCGCCGAAGGGCTCGGTTGCAAGGCGATCCGTGTCTTCGAGCCCGACAACATCGGTCCCGCGTTGGAAGAGGCGAAGAAGTTGATGGCCGAGCATCGGGTGCCGGTGGTGGTCGAGGTCATCCTCGAACGCGTCACGAATGTGTCGATGGGGTTGGAGATCGACAACATCGTCGAATACGAAGAACTCGCCGTCACCACCGCCGACGCACCCACCGCCACGGCATTGCTGTACTGA
- a CDS encoding MFS transporter gives MSERTSPIRRLSEMKRWTYILPVVVFIYVICYIDRTNISFALPHLETDMGLTKAQQGLASGIFFWGYLLLQIPGGYMAERWSARKWIAILMVLWSVAAMAQGFTNSVGQLLLARFLLGVAEGGVQPALMATIRSWFPFAERGRAYAIFKLYTPIAAIVAAPFSGILLTYTDWRWMFLIQGGAPLVVGLIAWLAVIRDTPAKAGWLSSAERDHIERSRLEEGEPLQHRGTFKAAFTSRIVWHFALIYTLTQMGLLGLTLWLPSVLKKAFHTDMKVGLVAILPQLAAGLAIILIGRSADKRGGHIAHMSLVLGSAAIILGGASLISPQQKWLVLGAMILGTAASIAWYGPFWATVTKLVPVAAAGAGLGLINGVGNLGSFFGPYIGGWLSDLSGGGYALTQAFFGGVFGTAALLVLTLRKKLRAATRSAPIEPDPIPTARIEPAQQPAPDRASLG, from the coding sequence TTGTCCGAGCGGACCTCTCCCATCCGGCGTCTCTCCGAAATGAAGCGCTGGACCTATATTTTGCCGGTCGTCGTCTTCATCTACGTCATCTGCTACATCGACCGGACCAACATCAGCTTCGCGCTCCCCCATCTCGAAACCGATATGGGACTCACCAAGGCACAACAGGGCCTCGCCAGCGGCATCTTCTTCTGGGGTTATCTGCTGTTGCAGATCCCCGGCGGGTACATGGCCGAAAGGTGGAGTGCCAGAAAGTGGATCGCGATCCTGATGGTGCTGTGGAGCGTCGCGGCGATGGCGCAGGGCTTCACCAACTCCGTCGGCCAGCTGCTGCTGGCCCGATTCCTGCTCGGGGTGGCCGAAGGCGGCGTGCAGCCCGCGCTGATGGCCACCATCCGGTCGTGGTTCCCGTTCGCCGAGCGCGGTAGGGCCTACGCGATTTTCAAGCTGTACACACCAATCGCGGCGATCGTCGCCGCGCCGTTCTCCGGCATCCTGCTGACCTACACCGACTGGCGCTGGATGTTCCTCATCCAGGGCGGCGCGCCGCTGGTCGTGGGGCTCATCGCGTGGCTCGCGGTGATCCGTGATACGCCAGCCAAAGCGGGCTGGTTGTCGAGCGCCGAACGCGACCACATCGAGCGATCCCGGCTCGAGGAAGGCGAACCGCTGCAACACCGCGGCACCTTCAAGGCCGCGTTCACGAGCCGGATCGTCTGGCACTTCGCGCTGATCTACACGCTCACGCAGATGGGCTTGCTCGGGCTCACGCTGTGGCTGCCGAGCGTGCTGAAGAAGGCGTTCCACACCGACATGAAGGTGGGCCTGGTCGCGATACTGCCGCAGCTCGCGGCGGGCCTCGCCATCATTCTCATCGGCCGGTCCGCGGACAAGCGCGGTGGGCACATCGCGCACATGTCGCTGGTACTCGGTTCGGCGGCGATCATTCTCGGTGGCGCGAGTTTGATTTCCCCGCAACAGAAGTGGTTGGTGCTCGGGGCCATGATCCTCGGCACCGCCGCATCGATCGCCTGGTACGGGCCGTTCTGGGCGACGGTCACCAAGCTGGTTCCGGTCGCGGCGGCGGGCGCGGGCCTGGGTCTGATCAACGGCGTCGGCAATCTCGGCAGCTTCTTCGGGCCCTATATCGGCGGCTGGCTCAGCGATCTCAGCGGCGGCGGATACGCGCTCACCCAGGCCTTCTTCGGCGGGGTATTCGGCACGGCCGCACTGCTTGTGCTGACCTTGCGCAAGAAGTTGCGTGCGGCAACGCGATCGGCGCCGATCGAACCGGACCCGATACCGACGGCCCGGATCGAACCCGCCCAGCAACCGGCGCCGGATCGAGCGTCGCTGGGCTGA
- a CDS encoding hydroxypyruvate isomerase family protein has product MGHSLRYAVNCSLLFTELPLLERPAAVRAAGFDAVEFWWPFTSPVPADREVDAFVGAITDAGVALVGLNFAAGNMPLGDRGLVSWPARAAEFRDNIDATLAIGERLGCRMFNALYGNRVDEATDEEQDAVATENLALAAAAAARIGGTVLIEPVSGATRYPLRTAADALAVLDRVQTATGAPNIALLADLYHLAVNGDDVDKVIAAHTARIAHVQIADNNGRHEPGTGDLPLAEQLAALEAGGYRGWVGLEYKPSGASADSFGRLPRERRGATA; this is encoded by the coding sequence GTGGGTCATTCACTGCGCTACGCCGTCAACTGCTCACTCCTGTTCACCGAACTGCCCCTGCTCGAACGGCCCGCGGCAGTCCGCGCGGCCGGGTTCGACGCGGTCGAGTTCTGGTGGCCGTTCACCAGCCCAGTACCGGCAGACCGGGAAGTCGACGCGTTCGTCGGAGCGATCACCGACGCAGGCGTGGCGCTCGTCGGCTTGAACTTCGCGGCGGGCAACATGCCGCTCGGCGATCGCGGCCTGGTGTCCTGGCCGGCCAGAGCCGCGGAGTTCCGCGACAACATCGACGCCACCCTCGCGATCGGCGAGCGACTCGGCTGCCGGATGTTCAACGCGCTCTATGGAAATCGCGTCGACGAGGCCACCGACGAGGAGCAGGACGCGGTGGCGACCGAGAACCTCGCGCTGGCCGCCGCGGCGGCCGCCCGGATCGGCGGCACCGTGCTGATCGAGCCGGTCAGCGGTGCGACCCGCTACCCGCTGCGCACAGCCGCCGACGCGCTCGCGGTGCTCGATCGTGTGCAAACCGCCACCGGCGCACCGAATATCGCGCTGCTCGCGGACCTCTACCACCTGGCCGTCAACGGCGACGACGTGGACAAGGTGATCGCCGCGCACACCGCCCGCATCGCGCACGTGCAGATCGCGGACAACAACGGCAGGCACGAGCCCGGCACCGGGGACCTGCCGCTCGCCGAGCAACTCGCCGCGCTGGAAGCGGGCGGCTACCGCGGCTGGGTCGGCCTCGAGTACAAGCCATCGGGCGCGTCCGCCGACAGCTTCGGCCGGCTGCCCCGCGAACGTCGCGGTGCCACCGCATAA
- a CDS encoding IclR family transcriptional regulator, giving the protein MRNVLNTLRVLEEVAARQPIGVGELSRVLQMPKSSVQRVLVTLDAAGWIRPASGEITRWVLTTKALAVGSRAGGDLGLRGVALPIMEDLRRHTEETIHLTIPEDGKMVLIERLETDKPVRTNMALGHSLPLHASANGKALLAHSDPDVVRKLVTGELPSYTATTITDPDALHTELAEIRTRGFAVNRGEWRSDVGAVAAVVLDGAGRPVASLSVNVPISRLTAESEPEWGAAVRAAANTIGARLSK; this is encoded by the coding sequence TTGCGCAATGTCCTCAACACGCTGCGGGTATTGGAGGAGGTCGCGGCTCGGCAGCCGATCGGCGTCGGCGAACTGTCGAGGGTGCTGCAGATGCCCAAGAGTTCGGTGCAGCGGGTGCTGGTCACTCTGGATGCCGCCGGATGGATTCGGCCCGCGTCGGGGGAGATCACCCGCTGGGTGCTGACCACGAAGGCGCTGGCGGTGGGCAGCCGCGCCGGCGGCGATCTCGGGCTGCGCGGTGTGGCGCTGCCGATCATGGAGGACCTGCGCAGGCATACCGAGGAGACGATCCACCTGACCATCCCCGAAGACGGCAAGATGGTCCTGATCGAGCGGCTCGAGACCGACAAACCGGTGCGCACCAATATGGCGCTGGGACACTCGTTGCCGCTGCACGCCTCCGCGAACGGCAAGGCTCTACTCGCGCACAGTGATCCCGACGTCGTGCGCAAGCTGGTGACCGGCGAGCTGCCGAGCTACACCGCCACCACGATCACCGACCCTGACGCGCTGCACACCGAATTGGCCGAGATCAGGACGCGTGGATTCGCGGTGAACCGCGGCGAATGGCGCTCCGATGTGGGCGCGGTGGCCGCAGTGGTGCTGGACGGGGCCGGTCGGCCGGTCGCTAGCTTGAGCGTCAACGTGCCGATCAGCAGACTGACGGCCGAGTCCGAGCCCGAGTGGGGCGCGGCGGTGCGCGCGGCGGCGAATACGATCGGTGCGCGCCTGAGCAAGTGA
- a CDS encoding pyridoxal-phosphate-dependent aminotransferase family protein, with the protein MTVHSGRHFLQIPGPTNVPDRVLHAIAQPTIDHRGPDFAELALDLLHRLKPVFGTGNPVVVYPASGTGAWEAALVNTLSPGDRVIAFETGHFATLWRDMAERLGLIVDFVPGDWRRGADPAALAERLAADTGHEIAAVMVVHNETSTGVTSRIPQIRAAIDEADHPALLLVDTISSLGSIDYRHDDWGVDVTVACSQKGLMLPPGLSFNAISDKALAAATKARLPKSFWDWTPILDNNERGFYPYTPATNLLYGLREALTMLEEEGLPNVFARHHRHAAATRAAVRGWGLEVLCADEREHSGALTAVLLGAEHDADKVRRIILERFDMSLGTGLGKLSGRVFRIGHLGHFNDLMLAGTLCGVQMGLELAGVAVDPAGLSDALAVLRAA; encoded by the coding sequence ATGACCGTGCACAGCGGACGGCATTTCCTGCAGATCCCCGGACCTACCAACGTCCCCGATCGGGTACTGCACGCCATCGCGCAACCGACCATCGACCATCGCGGGCCCGACTTCGCCGAACTCGCCCTCGACCTGCTGCACCGGCTGAAACCGGTCTTCGGTACCGGCAATCCGGTCGTCGTCTATCCCGCCTCCGGCACCGGCGCATGGGAGGCGGCGCTGGTCAACACCCTCTCGCCGGGCGATCGCGTAATCGCCTTCGAGACCGGCCATTTCGCGACCCTGTGGCGGGACATGGCCGAACGCCTCGGCCTGATCGTCGATTTCGTGCCGGGCGACTGGCGCCGCGGCGCCGACCCGGCGGCCCTGGCCGAACGGCTCGCCGCCGACACCGGGCACGAGATCGCCGCGGTGATGGTCGTGCACAACGAGACCTCGACCGGCGTCACCAGCCGGATACCGCAGATCCGCGCAGCCATCGACGAGGCCGACCATCCGGCGCTGCTGCTGGTCGACACCATCTCGTCGCTGGGTTCCATCGACTACCGGCATGACGACTGGGGCGTCGACGTGACGGTCGCCTGCTCACAGAAGGGACTGATGCTGCCGCCCGGACTGAGCTTCAACGCGATCAGCGACAAGGCACTCGCGGCGGCGACGAAAGCGCGCCTGCCGAAATCGTTCTGGGACTGGACGCCGATCCTCGACAACAACGAGCGCGGCTTCTATCCCTACACCCCCGCGACCAACCTGCTCTACGGCTTGCGCGAAGCCCTGACCATGCTCGAGGAGGAAGGCCTGCCGAACGTCTTCGCGCGGCACCACCGGCACGCCGCGGCCACCAGAGCCGCCGTGCGCGGCTGGGGGTTGGAGGTGCTGTGCGCCGACGAGCGGGAGCACTCCGGCGCGTTGACCGCCGTGCTGCTCGGCGCCGAGCACGACGCGGACAAGGTGCGCCGAATCATCCTGGAGCGCTTCGACATGTCGCTCGGCACGGGGCTCGGCAAGCTCTCGGGCCGGGTCTTCCGGATCGGCCACCTCGGCCACTTCAACGATCTGATGCTCGCGGGCACACTGTGCGGCGTGCAGATGGGTCTGGAACTGGCGGGCGTCGCCGTCGACCCCGCCGGACTCTCCGACGCGCTAGCGGTGCTCCGCGCCGCATAG
- a CDS encoding 2-hydroxy-3-oxopropionate reductase codes for MTAIAFIGLGIMGSPMAIHLAKAGHSVTGYDHSTNKAAPLVAAGGRATTSITDAVDGAEVICVMVPDSPDVQDVLAGEKGVFDSAKAGALIIDFSSIRPDVTVELAKQAAERGFRLLDAPVSGGEAGAIGATLSIMVGGDAADFAAAQPIFDVVGKTVVHVGPSGSGQTVKAANQLIVAANIQALAEAVLFLEAYGVDTEAALRVLGGGLAGSKVLEQKKDNMLSRTFQPGFRIDLHHKDMGIVTAAAREAGVVVPLGALVAQLVAAAKANGDGGLDHSALLRGVERLSGRADKEN; via the coding sequence ATGACCGCAATAGCTTTCATCGGACTCGGCATCATGGGCAGCCCGATGGCCATCCACCTCGCGAAGGCCGGGCACTCGGTGACCGGCTACGACCACAGCACCAACAAGGCCGCTCCGCTCGTCGCGGCGGGCGGGCGCGCCACCACCTCGATCACCGACGCGGTGGACGGCGCCGAGGTGATCTGCGTGATGGTGCCCGACTCCCCCGACGTACAAGACGTACTCGCCGGGGAGAAGGGCGTTTTCGACAGCGCCAAGGCCGGCGCGCTGATCATCGACTTCTCCAGCATCCGGCCCGATGTCACCGTCGAACTCGCGAAACAGGCCGCGGAGCGCGGCTTCCGGCTGCTGGACGCGCCGGTCTCCGGCGGTGAGGCGGGCGCGATCGGCGCCACGCTGTCCATCATGGTCGGCGGCGACGCGGCGGATTTCGCGGCGGCCCAACCGATCTTCGACGTGGTCGGCAAGACCGTCGTGCACGTGGGCCCCAGTGGCTCCGGCCAGACCGTCAAGGCGGCCAATCAGCTGATCGTCGCCGCGAATATCCAGGCTCTCGCCGAGGCCGTCCTCTTCCTGGAGGCGTACGGCGTGGACACCGAGGCGGCGCTGCGTGTGCTCGGCGGCGGCCTGGCCGGGTCGAAGGTGCTCGAGCAGAAGAAGGACAACATGCTCTCGCGCACCTTCCAGCCCGGGTTCCGAATCGACCTGCACCACAAGGACATGGGCATCGTCACGGCCGCGGCCCGCGAAGCAGGCGTCGTTGTTCCGTTGGGCGCCTTGGTCGCTCAACTGGTGGCCGCCGCCAAGGCGAACGGCGACGGCGGACTCGATCACAGCGCCCTGCTGCGCGGGGTGGAACGCCTCAGCGGCCGCGCGGACAAGGAGAACTGA
- a CDS encoding IclR family transcriptional regulator → MVATSEAKGRGGSVQSIERAFGLLETMADEGGMMGLSQLATASGLPLPTIHRLVRTLVDLGYLRQEPSRQYVLGPKLIKLGESSAHMLSVRARPQLARLVDELGESANMAMLDGDQIVYVAQVPSRHSMRMFTEVGRRVLPHCTAVGKALLAGMAPEQTRNLLQRTGMPRYTEHTVTDPDEFTAQLATAAAQGYAMDEGEQELGVRCVAVAVPDAPAPLAISISGPVGRMSEELVERAVPLLTEVGRALSADLS, encoded by the coding sequence GTGGTGGCAACGAGCGAAGCCAAGGGACGCGGCGGCAGCGTTCAATCGATCGAGCGTGCGTTCGGCCTGCTCGAGACCATGGCCGACGAGGGCGGGATGATGGGTCTGTCCCAACTGGCGACGGCGTCGGGTCTGCCGCTGCCCACCATTCATCGGCTGGTCCGCACGCTCGTCGACCTGGGGTACCTGCGGCAGGAACCGTCTCGGCAATACGTCCTGGGCCCGAAGCTGATCAAGCTCGGCGAGAGCTCGGCGCACATGCTGAGCGTGCGGGCCCGCCCGCAGTTGGCCCGGCTCGTGGACGAACTCGGCGAATCCGCCAATATGGCGATGCTCGACGGTGATCAGATCGTGTACGTCGCGCAGGTGCCCTCGCGGCATTCGATGCGCATGTTCACCGAGGTGGGACGCCGGGTGCTGCCGCACTGCACTGCGGTCGGCAAGGCGCTGCTGGCGGGTATGGCGCCGGAGCAGACGCGAAATCTCTTGCAGCGCACCGGTATGCCGCGCTACACCGAGCACACCGTCACCGATCCGGACGAGTTCACCGCACAGCTGGCGACCGCCGCGGCGCAGGGTTACGCCATGGACGAAGGTGAACAGGAACTCGGTGTGCGCTGTGTCGCCGTCGCGGTCCCCGACGCGCCCGCACCGCTGGCCATCTCCATTTCCGGTCCGGTGGGCCGGATGTCGGAGGAACTGGTCGAGCGGGCGGTGCCGTTGCTCACCGAGGTCGGCCGGGCGCTCTCGGCCGACCTGAGCTGA